One window of Dehalobacterium formicoaceticum genomic DNA carries:
- a CDS encoding glycine/betaine/sarcosine/D-proline family reductase selenoprotein B: MKKQINVLHYLNQFYGGIGGEEKGDAPLEFRAGAIGIGEDLARLLGPDFVMSSTAICGDNYFQENQEEVLGELREKLQNSDVDLIVAGPAFGAGRYGIACGAVCDHLTNSLDIFALMGISPDNPGVEMYRQNERIYMLPTTKTMRGMKDALIKMAAFAQRISSGEEIGPAKKEGYLPRGIRKVIFREETGAKRAVEMLEARLQGRTYESELVLPVFEKVTPPAPISDISKAKIALVTTAGVVPKGNPDQIKALNAENWAKYPLDLLLSRDYECIHGGINPDYINARAEFVVPVQTAYKQQEQGQIGALFDQYFVTAGCGGVIHVFQRMGHEMAEALADMGADGVILTSTUGTDTRGGAVLAKEIEKQGIPVVLFTAMIPLAKQVGAHRIVKGVKIPHPWGDPSLSPENNQRIEEKIFQAALDLLQREVQEPVVFQPV; the protein is encoded by the coding sequence ATGAAAAAGCAAATAAATGTCCTGCACTATTTGAATCAATTTTATGGAGGGATTGGGGGTGAAGAAAAAGGCGATGCCCCTCTGGAGTTCCGTGCAGGGGCCATCGGCATCGGCGAGGATCTTGCCCGGTTGCTGGGGCCGGATTTTGTTATGAGCAGCACAGCTATTTGCGGTGATAACTATTTTCAGGAAAATCAGGAAGAGGTTCTGGGGGAGTTAAGAGAGAAGCTGCAAAATTCCGATGTGGATTTAATTGTGGCCGGACCGGCCTTTGGCGCAGGCCGTTATGGCATCGCCTGCGGTGCTGTTTGTGATCATCTTACCAACTCTTTGGATATTTTTGCCTTGATGGGGATTTCCCCGGACAACCCTGGAGTGGAGATGTATCGGCAAAATGAACGCATCTATATGCTGCCCACAACGAAAACCATGCGGGGCATGAAGGATGCTCTCATCAAAATGGCTGCTTTTGCCCAAAGGATCAGTTCGGGGGAAGAAATAGGACCGGCCAAAAAAGAAGGCTATCTTCCCCGGGGCATCCGCAAGGTAATTTTTCGTGAGGAAACAGGGGCTAAAAGGGCTGTAGAAATGCTGGAAGCCAGACTTCAGGGCAGAACATATGAGAGTGAATTGGTTTTGCCTGTTTTTGAAAAAGTCACCCCTCCGGCACCAATTAGTGATATCTCAAAGGCAAAAATTGCTCTTGTAACAACGGCTGGTGTTGTTCCCAAAGGTAATCCGGATCAAATTAAAGCCTTAAATGCAGAAAACTGGGCCAAATATCCTCTGGATTTGCTCTTATCCCGGGACTACGAATGTATTCATGGAGGAATTAACCCCGACTATATTAATGCCCGGGCAGAATTCGTTGTCCCTGTGCAAACAGCATACAAGCAGCAAGAGCAGGGACAAATCGGTGCCCTTTTTGATCAGTATTTTGTCACAGCCGGCTGCGGCGGTGTCATTCATGTTTTTCAAAGAATGGGTCATGAGATGGCGGAAGCTTTGGCAGATATGGGAGCAGATGGTGTGATCCTGACCAGCACCTGAGGTACGGATACGCGCGGCGGAGCTGTGCTGGCTAAAGAAATTGAAAAACAGGGTATCCCGGTGGTATTGTTTACGGCAATGATCCCTCTGGCAAAACAAGTGGGGGCACACCGAATTGTCAAAGGAGTAAAAATTCCCCATCCATGGGGCGATCCCTCCTTAAGCCCTGAGAATAATCAACGCATTGAGGAAAAGATTTTCCAGGCTGCTTTGGATTTACTGCAAAGAGAAGTTCAAGAGCCTGTTGTGTTTCAGCCTGTTTAA
- a CDS encoding glycine/sarcosine/betaine reductase component B subunit: MSLEMGTFHVEKVILDNKTFLEQRTLYINPRELEELLLKDPALAKVKIEIVGPGENARIIHIMDAVEPRIKIKGGDVVYPGIEAPVYRGGSGTTYRLDGVAVITSCLIPLRKAGGLYIAREGILDMAGPNAPLTPFSETWNVVPVITVQSGLDEETYEKALRNAGVIAARYLGEVMRELTPDSLQLYSTDEKNPDLPNVIYINQLESCGLYGRNYLYGMSFDDLLPTMIHPNELMDGAIVNALHSHTAVQTPTYYQTNNPIVEELYKRHGKSWNFNGVIVCRGHFEDIDSKYRCANLVAGMAQMMQAQGVIATWECGGNTFMETMLYLKECEQMGIKTVLVTYEHGGADGRDNPLFYFEPEVNSIVSTGSLDRAIHYPPVDRVVGGDMIRLYPEEGGVLYPAHQALDLNYRLESWCSCNNVGIVNTSCDEF; the protein is encoded by the coding sequence ATGTCCCTTGAAATGGGTACCTTTCATGTTGAAAAAGTTATCTTAGATAATAAAACATTTTTAGAGCAAAGAACATTATATATCAATCCCCGGGAGCTGGAGGAATTGCTTTTAAAAGATCCGGCCCTGGCAAAGGTTAAGATAGAAATCGTCGGCCCCGGAGAGAATGCCCGTATTATCCATATCATGGATGCAGTGGAGCCCAGAATAAAAATTAAGGGCGGCGACGTGGTTTATCCGGGCATTGAAGCTCCTGTTTACCGCGGGGGTTCCGGCACCACATACCGCCTGGATGGGGTTGCTGTGATCACCTCCTGCCTGATTCCTTTGAGGAAAGCCGGCGGCCTTTACATTGCCCGGGAAGGAATTTTAGATATGGCCGGGCCGAATGCACCATTAACCCCTTTTTCCGAAACCTGGAATGTGGTTCCTGTGATTACGGTACAGTCCGGCTTGGATGAAGAAACATATGAAAAGGCGCTGCGCAATGCCGGGGTCATTGCCGCCCGTTATTTAGGTGAGGTTATGCGGGAATTAACACCGGATTCCCTTCAGCTTTACTCCACTGACGAAAAAAACCCGGATTTACCCAATGTGATCTACATTAACCAATTGGAATCCTGTGGTCTTTATGGACGCAATTATCTTTATGGCATGAGTTTTGATGATCTGCTGCCTACCATGATTCATCCCAATGAACTGATGGATGGAGCCATCGTCAATGCCCTCCATTCCCATACGGCGGTTCAGACCCCCACTTATTATCAGACCAACAACCCCATTGTGGAAGAGTTATACAAAAGGCACGGCAAAAGCTGGAACTTTAACGGAGTGATTGTGTGCCGGGGTCATTTTGAAGACATTGACAGCAAGTACCGCTGTGCCAACTTGGTGGCAGGTATGGCGCAAATGATGCAGGCGCAAGGGGTGATTGCCACCTGGGAATGCGGGGGCAACACCTTTATGGAAACCATGCTTTACTTAAAGGAATGTGAACAGATGGGCATAAAAACCGTTCTGGTTACCTATGAACACGGGGGAGCTGATGGCAGGGACAATCCTCTGTTTTATTTTGAACCGGAGGTGAACAGCATCGTGAGCACCGGCAGTCTTGATCGGGCGATCCACTATCCGCCGGTGGATCGGGTGGTAGGGGGAGATATGATCCGCCTTTATCCGGAAGAAGGGGGTGTGCTCTATCCTGCTCACCAAGCTCTGGACCTTAATTATCGCTTGGAATCCTGGTGCTCCTGCAACAATGTGGGCATAGTCAATACCAGCTGCGACGAGTTTTAA
- the grdA gene encoding glycine/sarcosine/betaine reductase complex selenoprotein A has translation MLKGNKVMVIGDRDGVPAQALEEMVVSAGGEVIFAATYCYVUTSAGAMDQENQAQIKALSAKYPREEIVVVLGSGEPEMSALLAETVAMGDFSRIGPLAGVQLGLPAYHIVEDVIKTEVPPEVYAGHMAMMEMVLDVTGISRDVSAVRNQLNNNHRQEQRSKKP, from the coding sequence ATGCTAAAGGGAAACAAAGTGATGGTGATCGGTGACCGGGACGGAGTCCCCGCCCAGGCTCTGGAAGAGATGGTTGTCAGCGCCGGGGGTGAAGTGATTTTTGCTGCCACCTATTGTTATGTGTGAACTTCCGCCGGAGCAATGGACCAGGAAAACCAAGCTCAGATCAAGGCTTTGTCGGCCAAATACCCCCGGGAAGAAATCGTGGTGGTATTAGGCAGCGGAGAGCCGGAAATGTCCGCCCTTTTGGCGGAAACTGTAGCCATGGGAGATTTTAGCCGTATAGGTCCATTAGCAGGAGTCCAGTTAGGACTCCCCGCCTATCATATTGTGGAAGATGTCATAAAAACAGAAGTTCCACCTGAGGTATACGCCGGTCATATGGCCATGATGGAAATGGTGCTTGATGTTACGGGGATCAGTCGAGATGTTTCTGCGGTAAGAAATCAACTGAATAATAACCATCGGCAAGAGCAAAGGAGCAAAAAACCATGA
- the grdC gene encoding glycine/sarcosine/betaine reductase complex component C subunit beta: MSFPIIKSTAYALIHTPGLMLEEMRHKGIPLASTQKSSVRNFEEVLAYLPNQVFIGNMAPEELTKLPRPWFRQLLAQAKRKGKFGEILPEEEFLALMKAVDVYGLVCLEKSFQERTIKKIAAHPALQSLKGVQVPQDTGYEMQEIKRMIQEEACVPLTCEGTIQGCVKKGHTTDNALTARHIRENLAAKASGVLALQLLLQQSGLKRSEVDYVLEVSEESCGDDGQKGGGGFAKSIAEACSCTNATGSDIRAFCAAPVHGMMQGAALVQAGIFQNVVVVGGGCTAKLGMNGVVHLKNQMPLLEDMLGSFACLISTNDHIHPVIRTDLIGRMKVSCGDSPQNVFKELVREPLARGGYKISQIDRFAAELVNPEIIEPTGCGDVTKRNYQMIASLGVLQGEYGPDQISKEINRFGVPGYAPNQGHIPSGIPFIGHACQRILDGEMKQAMIIGKGSLFLGKLTRLYDALSLIIQKNT, from the coding sequence ATGAGCTTTCCGATTATCAAAAGCACCGCCTATGCTTTAATCCATACACCGGGACTGATGTTAGAGGAAATGCGCCATAAAGGCATCCCTTTAGCATCAACTCAAAAGTCATCTGTGAGAAATTTTGAAGAAGTCCTCGCCTATCTGCCCAATCAGGTATTTATCGGAAACATGGCCCCTGAGGAATTAACAAAGCTCCCTCGCCCCTGGTTTAGACAGCTTTTAGCGCAAGCTAAGCGCAAGGGGAAATTTGGTGAAATATTGCCTGAAGAAGAATTCCTCGCCCTGATGAAGGCAGTAGATGTTTATGGTCTTGTCTGTCTGGAAAAATCCTTCCAGGAAAGAACTATTAAAAAAATTGCCGCCCACCCGGCACTTCAAAGCTTAAAAGGTGTCCAGGTGCCCCAAGATACGGGATATGAAATGCAGGAAATTAAAAGAATGATTCAAGAAGAGGCCTGTGTGCCCCTAACCTGTGAAGGCACCATTCAAGGCTGCGTCAAAAAGGGCCATACCACAGATAATGCCCTGACCGCCCGGCACATCAGGGAAAACTTGGCCGCCAAGGCTTCCGGGGTGCTTGCCCTGCAGCTTCTTTTGCAGCAATCAGGCTTAAAACGGTCAGAAGTGGATTATGTCCTGGAAGTATCCGAAGAATCCTGCGGCGATGACGGTCAAAAAGGGGGCGGTGGTTTTGCGAAATCCATTGCTGAAGCCTGTTCCTGCACGAATGCCACCGGATCCGATATTCGCGCTTTTTGTGCCGCTCCGGTACACGGGATGATGCAGGGTGCCGCCTTGGTTCAGGCAGGAATATTTCAAAACGTGGTGGTGGTCGGAGGAGGATGCACTGCCAAGCTGGGCATGAATGGGGTTGTGCATCTCAAGAACCAAATGCCCTTGCTGGAGGATATGCTGGGTTCTTTTGCCTGTCTGATCAGCACCAATGATCATATTCATCCTGTGATACGCACCGATCTGATTGGCCGTATGAAAGTATCCTGCGGGGATTCTCCCCAAAATGTCTTCAAAGAATTGGTGCGTGAACCCCTGGCTCGGGGCGGTTATAAAATATCCCAAATTGACCGCTTTGCTGCCGAACTGGTGAACCCTGAGATTATTGAACCTACCGGCTGCGGTGATGTGACGAAGCGAAATTATCAAATGATTGCCTCTTTAGGGGTGCTCCAGGGTGAATATGGCCCGGATCAGATCAGCAAAGAAATAAACCGTTTCGGGGTACCGGGTTATGCTCCCAATCAAGGGCACATCCCTTCAGGAATCCCTTTTATCGGTCATGCCTGTCAGAGGATATTAGACGGAGAAATGAAGCAAGCAATGATTATCGGGAAAGGCAGTCTCTTTTTAGGAAAATTAACCCGTCTTTATGATGCCCTTTCCCTGATCATCCAGAAGAATACGTAA
- a CDS encoding ATP-binding protein — translation MTVLALPVDQRVIDIDSRRFASIEKALVELITNCDDSYVRLERKGFMVAGKIGISYKRYKNGSVLTVSDQAEGMSFDRIRSVLSYGGAHSLMSQGVSGGRGFFGRGMKQAIFGLGHGWIESIFEGRYSRVDLFRGEDGRYLFDDGDTDRPAEEKDYHRLHLTPGDTGSMVTIVVDNPQTNIPYFSSLSATISNNIYLRDILFRRSVEITNRNLKGRKRISLTLAFEEPEAEVLVGPDFLGSFIYEEKAFPFYLTLKKSLDEELVLKGDERTNGLLIISGTAVFDCQFLNFENQLGTEFLFGTVRCPGLSEMMAEGVPIISDEREGLNLKDPFVLAFSDGVSELIRDPVNRERQRLSHIERATTSRRTQNLIGQVLQKMNQVAIEDLNIMISPGPGSGKPGPFDTGRPAVLRFSTPFYYRKVAKAFHVSLLVNQDALPEGEEITVEYNLPPSILVQPDPTVLSARDIPEDGRFQWKVIGDEVDARGRITVSCGPYSATGEIVIAENAQGKGYEHPAENPALPWHMDNASVLFRGYELRNLNNEVDRAVYSPEDRLIIINTEAPTVRLYVDGQGRFKDGARLLLAELLLDVITDELARLYVDRTTKKGQREAYRQAKQDMVRRYGVDVHSILSGV, via the coding sequence ATGACAGTACTGGCACTGCCAGTAGATCAACGGGTAATTGACATTGATTCCAGACGTTTCGCCTCGATAGAAAAAGCCCTGGTGGAACTGATTACCAACTGCGATGACAGCTATGTGCGGCTGGAACGCAAGGGGTTCATGGTGGCCGGAAAAATTGGCATCAGTTACAAACGCTATAAAAATGGCTCTGTTCTCACCGTCAGTGATCAGGCTGAAGGCATGTCCTTTGACCGCATACGTTCTGTGCTTTCTTATGGCGGAGCACATAGTCTTATGTCCCAAGGAGTATCCGGGGGCCGGGGGTTTTTCGGCCGAGGCATGAAACAGGCTATTTTCGGTTTGGGTCACGGTTGGATTGAATCCATTTTTGAAGGCAGATACAGCCGGGTAGATCTTTTCCGGGGCGAGGACGGCCGCTATCTTTTTGACGACGGAGATACTGATCGGCCGGCGGAAGAAAAAGACTACCATCGCCTTCATCTTACCCCCGGAGACACAGGCAGCATGGTAACCATTGTGGTGGACAATCCTCAGACCAATATCCCTTATTTTTCCTCCCTTTCCGCTACCATCAGCAACAATATCTATTTGCGGGACATTTTATTCCGACGCTCTGTAGAAATAACCAACCGCAACCTGAAGGGCAGAAAGAGAATCTCCCTGACTCTGGCTTTTGAGGAACCGGAAGCAGAAGTGCTGGTGGGACCGGACTTCCTCGGATCCTTCATTTACGAGGAAAAAGCCTTTCCTTTTTACCTCACCTTGAAAAAATCCTTGGACGAAGAGCTGGTTTTGAAGGGGGACGAACGCACCAATGGATTATTAATTATTTCCGGTACCGCCGTCTTTGACTGCCAGTTTCTTAATTTTGAAAATCAACTGGGTACGGAATTCCTTTTTGGCACGGTGCGCTGCCCCGGGCTCAGCGAGATGATGGCAGAAGGCGTCCCTATTATCAGCGATGAACGGGAAGGTCTGAACCTCAAGGATCCTTTTGTGCTTGCTTTTTCCGATGGGGTCAGTGAATTGATCCGGGATCCTGTCAACAGGGAAAGACAGCGTCTCAGTCATATTGAGCGGGCCACAACATCCCGTCGCACTCAAAATCTCATTGGACAGGTTTTACAGAAGATGAACCAGGTTGCCATTGAGGATTTAAATATCATGATTTCACCCGGTCCGGGTTCCGGCAAACCGGGTCCCTTTGATACAGGCCGTCCGGCTGTGCTGCGCTTCAGCACCCCCTTTTATTACCGCAAGGTAGCAAAAGCTTTTCATGTATCCCTGCTGGTGAATCAAGATGCTCTTCCGGAAGGAGAGGAAATCACAGTTGAATACAACTTGCCGCCAAGCATTCTGGTACAGCCTGATCCAACAGTTTTAAGCGCCAGGGATATACCTGAAGACGGACGCTTTCAGTGGAAGGTTATCGGAGACGAAGTGGATGCCCGGGGAAGAATCACCGTCAGCTGCGGTCCTTATTCCGCAACAGGAGAAATTGTTATAGCAGAAAATGCCCAGGGCAAAGGTTATGAGCATCCTGCCGAAAACCCCGCCCTCCCCTGGCATATGGATAACGCTTCGGTTCTGTTCCGGGGTTACGAGCTGCGCAATTTAAACAACGAAGTGGACCGGGCTGTTTACAGCCCGGAAGACAGGCTGATTATTATTAATACGGAGGCACCCACGGTACGCCTCTATGTGGATGGACAGGGTCGTTTTAAAGACGGGGCCCGGCTTTTACTGGCGGAACTTCTCCTGGATGTGATTACCGATGAACTGGCCCGCCTGTATGTGGACCGGACCACCAAAAAGGGTCAGAGGGAAGCCTACCGGCAAGCCAAGCAGGATATGGTTCGACGCTATGGTGTGGATGTCCATTCTATTCTTTCCGGTGTCTGA
- a CDS encoding PspA/IM30 family protein gives MAILDRFGDIIKANINVLLDKMEDPAKMIDQYMNNMMEDLAEVKRSTAGVMAEETRTKRMVDENQAEIDKYAALAKKALSANNEGDARVFIAKKQELESLAVGLQTAYDAARLNAEKMRQMHDKLVTDIETLKSRREMIKAKVAVAKTQEKMNELSSATERTQGTIQAFERMEDKADRMLDKANAMADLNEGPVDDAKALEEKYASSSSASVDEELNRMKKELGQ, from the coding sequence ATGGCGATTCTGGATAGGTTTGGAGACATTATCAAAGCAAACATCAATGTATTATTGGATAAGATGGAAGACCCTGCAAAAATGATTGATCAGTATATGAACAACATGATGGAAGACCTGGCGGAAGTCAAACGCAGCACCGCCGGGGTTATGGCTGAGGAAACTCGCACAAAACGCATGGTGGACGAAAACCAGGCTGAGATTGACAAATACGCTGCTTTAGCGAAAAAAGCCCTGTCGGCCAATAATGAAGGTGATGCCCGGGTGTTTATTGCCAAAAAACAGGAATTAGAAAGCTTAGCTGTAGGCCTTCAGACAGCCTATGATGCTGCTCGACTAAATGCAGAGAAAATGCGTCAGATGCATGATAAGCTTGTTACCGACATCGAAACCCTCAAATCGAGACGGGAAATGATTAAGGCTAAAGTAGCCGTGGCCAAAACCCAGGAAAAAATGAATGAGTTAAGCAGTGCAACAGAAAGAACCCAGGGTACCATACAAGCCTTCGAACGCATGGAAGATAAGGCCGATAGAATGCTGGATAAGGCCAATGCCATGGCCGACCTGAACGAAGGGCCGGTTGATGATGCCAAAGCCTTGGAGGAAAAATATGCTTCTTCCAGTTCTGCTTCGGTAGATGAGGAACTGAACAGAATGAAAAAGGAACTTGGCCAATAA
- a CDS encoding type II toxin-antitoxin system Phd/YefM family antitoxin, whose protein sequence is MNERNTSIRKTMDAIVPISRFNRGEANKIFDEVNARGVKVVLKNNAAVCVLVNPERYDEMVAALEDYALFFEAEQRVKASGAETLSHAEIKREFGIQDQDLEDAEVEIE, encoded by the coding sequence ATGAACGAGCGAAATACTTCCATCAGAAAGACGATGGATGCCATCGTCCCCATCTCCCGGTTTAACCGCGGCGAGGCAAATAAAATTTTTGATGAGGTCAACGCGCGTGGCGTAAAGGTCGTACTTAAAAACAACGCTGCGGTCTGCGTGCTGGTGAACCCCGAACGCTATGATGAAATGGTGGCAGCGCTGGAGGATTACGCCCTATTTTTCGAGGCTGAGCAGCGCGTGAAGGCCTCCGGTGCCGAAACGCTTTCCCACGCCGAAATTAAGAGGGAATTTGGTATCCAAGATCAAGATCTTGAAGATGCCGAGGTGGAAATTGAATGA
- a CDS encoding type II toxin-antitoxin system RelE/ParE family toxin, whose translation MDNTQRVQVLKAIEKVSTNPLPANEGGLGKPLGSHSGNNLTGYLKIKLLKLGLRVIYKVVREGNIMRIIVISVRDDETVYNMARERMK comes from the coding sequence TTGGATAACACCCAGCGTGTTCAGGTGCTCAAGGCCATTGAGAAAGTCTCCACCAATCCTTTACCCGCCAACGAGGGTGGCCTCGGTAAGCCCTTGGGCAGCCACAGTGGCAACAATCTGACCGGTTACCTGAAGATCAAGCTCCTGAAGCTGGGCCTGCGGGTGATTTACAAGGTTGTGCGCGAAGGCAATATCATGAGAATTATCGTAATCTCGGTGCGCGACGATGAAACCGTCTACAATATGGCGAGGGAGCGCATGAAATAG
- a CDS encoding cupin domain-containing protein, protein MEKRLFDLTKMAKFDTNEPQKVMVYKSEHTIAGMWCLEPGQEVFLHVHPNADDVWVCLEGESGSYFVGEGKEVPISKGMVVLAEPGQPHGMRNTGNDRFVFIGFAAPISIETERLDK, encoded by the coding sequence ATGGAAAAAAGATTGTTTGATTTAACGAAGATGGCAAAGTTTGATACCAATGAACCTCAAAAGGTTATGGTCTACAAATCTGAACACACCATTGCTGGTATGTGGTGCTTAGAACCTGGACAAGAGGTATTCCTACATGTGCATCCCAATGCCGATGATGTGTGGGTTTGCTTGGAAGGTGAGTCTGGATCGTATTTTGTAGGGGAAGGCAAGGAGGTGCCCATTTCCAAAGGTATGGTCGTTCTCGCTGAACCTGGACAACCTCATGGCATGAGAAATACAGGAAATGACCGCTTTGTCTTTATCGGCTTTGCTGCACCTATTTCCATTGAGACTGAAAGATTAGATAAGTAG
- a CDS encoding type II toxin-antitoxin system RelE/ParE family toxin: protein MYKLVVSELAHEDLEDIVGYIAVDLANPLAAANLLNEVEKCYSYLKNNPFLYERCNDAHLGEKNYRKATFKNYVLVYKVDEPNRLVIVSK, encoded by the coding sequence GCTCATGAGGATTTGGAAGATATCGTAGGGTACATTGCTGTCGATCTTGCAAACCCCTTAGCTGCTGCAAATTTACTTAATGAGGTTGAAAAATGCTATAGTTATTTAAAAAATAACCCTTTTTTATATGAACGGTGTAATGATGCTCACTTGGGGGAGAAAAACTACCGAAAAGCAACCTTTAAAAACTATGTACTGGTTTATAAGGTTGATGAACCCAATAGATTGGTTATTGTATCGAAATAA